ACTGCATCGAGACGACGGCGCGCTCCGCGATGACCTTGCGCAGTCGCGACATCGGCACGCTCGTGCCGCGCAGCGGCGACACCTCGAGCGGCGCCGCCGCGGGGGCGGCCGGGGCCTCGGAGGCGGCCGCGGGAGCCTCGGCCGGCGCCTGCTCGGCGGCGGCGAGGACATCCTGCTTGCGGATGCGACCGCCGACCCCGGAGCCGGTGAGTCCGGAGAGATCGACGCCCTTCTCGTTCGCGAGCTTGCGGACGATCGGGGTCACGTAGCCCGCGTGGGCTCCGGCCACCGGCGCCGCGGACGCGGACGGCACGGCGGCACCGCTCGCGGCAGGGGCCGAGGCCACCGGCTGCGACGGAGCCTCCTGGGCGGGCGCCTCGGACTGGGCGGGCGCCTCGGACTGGGCGGGCGCCTCGGACTGGGCGGGCGCCTCCTGTGCGGGCGCCTCGGACTGGGCGGGGGCCTCAGCAGCGGGCTGCTCGGGCGCACCGGCGCCCTGAGGGGCGCTCGCCTCGGCGACCTGCTCAGGCGCGGCCGGAGCCTCGGCGCCGGCGGGCTGCTCGGTCGACGGCGCGGGCTCGGCGGCCGGCGCGCTCGTCGGAGCCGGGGCCCACTGGCTCGGCTGCTCCGCGGCAGGTGCCGGCTCGGCGGTCGGCTGCGTCGGCTGCTCCTGCGTCGGCTGCTCCTGCGCGGGCTGCTCCTGCTCGGCCTGCTCCTGCGTCGGCTGCTCCTGCGCGGGCTGCTCCTGCGCGGGCTGCTCCTGCGCGGGCTGCTCCTGCGCGGGCTGCTCCTGCGCGGGCTGCTCCTGCGCGGGCTGCTCCTGCGCGGGCTGCTCCTGCGCGGGCTGCTCGGCGGCGGGTGCCTCGCTGGGCGCGTCGCCGCCGCCCGAGCCGTCGCCGATGCGGGCGAGGGCGGTGCCGACCTCGACCGTCTCGTCCTCGGGAACCAGGATCTCCTCGAGCACGCCCGCGACGGGCGAGGGGATCTCGGTGTCGACCTTGTCGGTGGAGACCTCGAGCAGGGGCTCGTCGACCTCCACACGATCGCCGACCTGCTTCAGCCAGCGTGTGACCGTGCCCTCGGTGACGCTCTCGCCGAGCGCCGGGAGGCTGACGGATTCGCTCATCGTGTGATGCTCCTTACAACCGTGAATGTCTAGTTTAGGGTTCGGCGTCGCCGAATGGTCAGATCGCGTGCAGCGGCTTGCCGGCGAGCGCGAGGAACGCCTCGCCGAGCGCCTCGTTCTGCGTCGGGTGGGCGTGGACGAGCGGCGCGATGTCCTCCGGGTAGGCCTCCCAGTTGACCGCCAGCTGCGCCTCGCCGATGAGCTCGCCGACGCGCGCCCCGATCATGTGCACGCCGACGACGGGGCCCTCCTTGACGCGGACGACCTTGACGGAGCCGGCGGTGCCGATGATGTGGCTCTTGCCGTTGCCGGCGAGGTTGTAGTCGTAGGACTGCACGGCATCCTGACCGTACTGCTCGACCGCCTTCGCCTCGGTGAGCCCGACGGAGGCGACCTCGGGATCCGAGTAGGTGACCTTCGGGATGTTCGAGTCGGCGACCACGATCGGCTCCAGCCCCGCGATCTCCTCGGCGACGAAGATGCCCTGCTGGAAGCCGCGGTGCGCGAGCTGCAGGCCCGGGACGATGTCGCCGACCGCGTAGACGCCCGGGACGCTCGTGCGCAGGCGCTCGT
The Homoserinibacter sp. YIM 151385 DNA segment above includes these coding regions:
- the sucB gene encoding 2-oxoglutarate dehydrogenase, E2 component, dihydrolipoamide succinyltransferase, giving the protein MSESVSLPALGESVTEGTVTRWLKQVGDRVEVDEPLLEVSTDKVDTEIPSPVAGVLEEILVPEDETVEVGTALARIGDGSGGGDAPSEAPAAEQPAQEQPAQEQPAQEQPAQEQPAQEQPAQEQPAQEQPAQEQPTQEQAEQEQPAQEQPTQEQPTQPTAEPAPAAEQPSQWAPAPTSAPAAEPAPSTEQPAGAEAPAAPEQVAEASAPQGAGAPEQPAAEAPAQSEAPAQEAPAQSEAPAQSEAPAQSEAPAQEAPSQPVASAPAASGAAVPSASAAPVAGAHAGYVTPIVRKLANEKGVDLSGLTGSGVGGRIRKQDVLAAAEQAPAEAPAAASEAPAAPAAAPLEVSPLRGTSVPMSRLRKVIAERAVVSMQSSAQLTSVVEVDVTKVAAFRDQHKAAFHEKTGAKLSFLPFFTLAAAEALRAFPIINATIDGDSIVYPDHENISMAVDTERGLLTPVVKNAGDLDLAGIATQIADLAERTRENKLKPDELAGGTFTVTNTGSRGALFDTPVVFLPQVAILGTGIVTKKPVVQSVDGSDVIAIRSMVYLALSYDHRIVDGADAARFLTAVKTRLEGGDFAGVLGL